One genomic segment of Deltaproteobacteria bacterium includes these proteins:
- a CDS encoding FAD-binding protein has product MTTLLAELRTIVGDDAVLAREEELFVYEADGLTHHSARPGAVVLPRSAEEVQRVVGACGKHGVPFVPRGAGTGLSGGAVACDGGVVIECARMNRVLRVDPENRIAVVQPGVVNADLSKAIAKHGLFYAPDPSSQQSCTLGGNVAENSGGPHTLKYGTTTNHVLALELVLPDGEILRLGSASGLANGLDLVGAVVGSEGTLGVVTELTVRLVALPERVEVLLGIFPDVVSACRAVGAIIRSGMVPGALEIVDQRTIRAVEASVYAAGMPTDAGAILIIELDGPRAAVEVQIARSSAHCRDAGAREVAVARDAAERTRFWRARKGAFGAMGRLAPDLYVHDAVVPRAKLPEILERVCAIGDAHRLRLSNVFHAGDGNLHPNISFDRRDADELARVIAAGEEILRVCVEAGGVISGEHGIGLEKREYLPLVFNEADIAAMLKLRDAFDPDRTCNPGKIFPTTRFCMESNPKARGYDRIEFE; this is encoded by the coding sequence ATGACCACGCTTCTCGCTGAGCTGCGCACGATCGTCGGCGACGACGCCGTGCTCGCGCGCGAGGAGGAGTTGTTCGTCTACGAGGCGGACGGGCTCACGCACCACAGCGCGCGGCCCGGCGCCGTCGTGCTGCCGCGCAGCGCGGAGGAAGTGCAGCGCGTGGTGGGCGCGTGTGGCAAGCACGGGGTTCCGTTCGTACCGCGCGGCGCGGGCACGGGGCTCTCGGGCGGCGCGGTCGCGTGCGACGGCGGCGTCGTGATCGAGTGCGCGCGCATGAACCGCGTACTGCGCGTCGATCCGGAGAATCGCATCGCGGTCGTGCAGCCCGGCGTCGTGAACGCGGATCTCTCGAAGGCCATCGCGAAGCACGGACTCTTCTACGCGCCCGATCCTTCGAGCCAGCAGTCGTGCACGCTCGGCGGCAACGTCGCCGAGAACTCCGGCGGCCCGCACACGCTGAAGTACGGCACCACGACGAATCACGTGCTCGCGCTCGAGCTGGTGCTGCCCGACGGCGAGATCCTGCGGCTCGGGAGCGCGAGCGGCCTGGCGAACGGTCTCGATCTCGTCGGCGCCGTGGTCGGCAGCGAAGGCACGCTCGGAGTTGTTACGGAGTTGACGGTGCGCCTCGTGGCGCTGCCGGAGCGCGTCGAGGTGCTGCTCGGAATCTTCCCCGACGTCGTGTCCGCGTGCCGCGCGGTGGGCGCGATCATCAGAAGTGGCATGGTGCCCGGCGCGCTCGAGATCGTGGATCAGCGCACGATCCGCGCGGTGGAGGCGAGCGTTTACGCCGCGGGCATGCCCACGGACGCGGGCGCGATCCTGATCATCGAGCTCGATGGCCCGCGCGCTGCAGTCGAGGTGCAGATCGCGCGCTCGAGCGCGCATTGCCGCGACGCCGGCGCGCGAGAGGTCGCGGTCGCGCGCGACGCCGCCGAGCGCACGCGCTTCTGGCGCGCGCGCAAAGGTGCGTTCGGCGCGATGGGCCGCCTCGCACCCGATCTGTACGTGCACGACGCAGTGGTGCCGCGCGCGAAGCTGCCCGAGATCCTGGAGCGCGTGTGCGCGATCGGCGACGCGCATCGCCTTCGCCTCTCGAACGTCTTTCACGCCGGCGACGGCAATCTTCACCCCAACATCTCGTTCGACCGCCGCGACGCGGACGAGCTCGCGCGCGTGATCGCCGCCGGCGAAGAGATCCTGCGCGTGTGCGTCGAGGCGGGCGGCGTGATCAGCGGCGAGCACGGCATCGGCCTCGAGAAACGCGAGTATCTGCCGCTCGTCTTCAACGAAGCCGACATCGCCGCGATGCTGAAGCTGCGCGACGCCTTCGACCCCGATCGCACGTGCAACCCCGGCAAGATCTTCCCGACCACGCGCTTCTGCATGGAGTCGAACCCGAAGGCGCGCGGCTACGACCGCATCGAGTTCGAATGA
- a CDS encoding FAD-binding oxidoreductase codes for MTTLTALAREFSGELHAPLALEGAQLEATLRPRTAAECARLLAALTQEKVPALIVGGGTQLAAANAPCGARVRIETSALREAPELDLDEGVARFGAGATLAEIAAQLEGSIWQLPLDPPGAGATLGGTLASAAFGPRFGHPRDFVLGLTLALASGDVAKCGGRVVKNVTGYDLNKLFVGSGGALGVITAAWLRLRPRPERTDVLLAPAPQDTALALGAARASSARACALLDATLAPELAAQLGGTRAFVLELAGDAAAVEADRAVWAAKLGALDAPANAVELVRAAQGGGALRFRVAALPSEAPALREALCAAGASTLVYPARGLVSARFEASDARAFEAQLTAVREAAKRAGGTWRLEAAPLALRIGREVSGEVDATLALQRALKRAYDPANVLNPGREFGVTR; via the coding sequence ATGACGACGCTCACCGCACTCGCGCGTGAGTTCTCGGGCGAGCTTCATGCGCCGCTCGCGCTCGAAGGCGCGCAGCTCGAAGCGACGCTGCGCCCGCGCACTGCCGCAGAGTGCGCGCGCCTGCTCGCGGCGCTCACGCAGGAGAAGGTGCCCGCGCTGATCGTCGGCGGCGGAACGCAGCTCGCTGCCGCGAACGCGCCGTGTGGTGCGCGCGTGCGCATCGAGACGAGCGCGCTGCGCGAGGCGCCCGAGCTCGATCTCGACGAAGGCGTCGCGCGCTTCGGCGCGGGCGCGACGCTCGCCGAGATCGCTGCGCAGCTCGAGGGCTCGATCTGGCAGCTGCCGCTCGATCCGCCTGGCGCGGGTGCGACGCTCGGAGGAACTCTCGCGTCGGCCGCGTTCGGCCCGCGCTTCGGTCACCCGCGCGACTTCGTGCTCGGCCTGACGCTCGCGCTCGCGAGCGGAGACGTCGCGAAGTGCGGCGGTCGCGTCGTGAAGAACGTCACCGGGTACGACCTGAACAAGCTGTTCGTCGGGAGCGGCGGCGCGCTCGGAGTGATTACGGCCGCGTGGCTCCGCCTGCGGCCGCGGCCGGAGCGCACCGACGTGCTGCTCGCGCCGGCGCCGCAGGACACCGCGCTCGCGCTGGGCGCCGCGCGCGCTTCCTCTGCGCGCGCCTGCGCGCTGCTCGATGCGACACTCGCTCCCGAGCTCGCAGCGCAGCTCGGCGGCACGCGCGCGTTCGTGCTCGAGCTCGCGGGCGACGCGGCGGCCGTAGAGGCGGATCGCGCAGTGTGGGCGGCAAAGCTCGGCGCGCTCGACGCGCCCGCGAACGCGGTCGAGCTCGTGCGCGCGGCGCAGGGTGGCGGCGCACTGCGCTTCCGCGTTGCCGCGCTGCCGAGCGAAGCGCCCGCGCTGCGCGAAGCGCTGTGCGCCGCCGGCGCGAGCACGCTCGTCTACCCCGCGCGCGGCCTCGTCTCCGCGCGCTTCGAGGCGAGCGACGCGCGCGCCTTCGAGGCGCAGCTCACGGCGGTACGCGAAGCCGCGAAGCGTGCCGGCGGCACGTGGCGGCTCGAAGCAGCACCGCTCGCACTGCGCATCGGCCGCGAAGTATCGGGCGAGGTCGACGCGACGCTCGCGCTGCAGCGTGCACTGAAGCGCGCGTACGATCCTGCGAACGTGCTCAACCCGGGCAGAGAATTCGGCGTGACGCGATGA